The genomic region agaaattcatGTATACTTTGTAGTGTTGAGTTTGTAGGAATTCACTGGAACTTAGTGAGGTTATGGCTTcagaaaatgaaagtaaaatttcGTGTTTGCTGCgatttataatttcttaaagaaattatgCGAAAAAAGGATGATAGAGATTTGCTTCCAACTACCACTTTAAAACTATAGCTTCATAATCATAGTCATAATTATAGCTTtacgtacatataaataaagaatttacaatttttgtttgccaaCGTGCAGCTATCTCAGCGATCTTGATCGTATTGAAAAAGAGGATTACCTACCCAGCGAGCAGGATATTTTGCGTGCTCGTGTGCCCACCACAGGGATACTTGAATATCCATTCGATTTGGACGGTATcgtatttaggtataatactTACTCGAAAAAacatgattttgaaaaatattgcatcCACTTTTCCCAGCTAAGGCTAGTCGAACGAGTATAAATGCAATACCTCGAAATAGTTTAATATTGCCAATTTTGCAGGTTTGAAGTGTAGCTTGAAATACTTTCATCATACATacgcattgtttttgttggtgcTTCAATAATTTGCGCTTTGTGTAGcttcatttgtttgttaacGTTATTTGGTTCATTTTCGTATTAAACATATATATCTTGTTTTAAGCATTTCTATGTGTAACGCCTACATGCTTACTTATTTATGAGTGTTGTTTATGTTTGTAACCGTTATTATAACCGATTATTAAAAcctgacatttttttttctaaaaacataccaaatttaattaaaacaattttatgcaATTTCTCCGTCGCATTTTcattcaacacacacacacacacacacgtatatatACACGCACAGAATGGTGGACGTGGGTGGTCAGCGTTCCGAGAGAAGAAAATGGATTCATTGCTTTGAGAATGTGACTTCAATCATATTTTTGGTTGCGCTATCGGAATACGATCAAATTTTATTCGAATCTGATAATGAGGTGAGTACAATTTACGCGCTGGCGTGTTGAATATGTCTCATTCGTCTCTTGTTGTTTATTGCGCAGAATCGTATGGAAGAATCAAAAGCTTTATTTAGAACTATTATTACGTATCCGTGGTTCCAAAATTCATCAGTTATTCTCTTCTTAAATAAGAAAGACTTATTAGAGGAAAAAATCATGTATTCGCATTTGGTAGATTACTTTCCCGAATATGATGGTGAGTACACACACACTAAttattttgctataattttctgCTCTCATTTGTagttgtaaattatttataagcTGTAGACGCGCTAGTTATCAAGAAAGctattagtttttgttgttctttattattaacagttatactatattattaacaacaaaaaaaatattctaaaaatttttgtgattACGAAGGACCCAAATGTGATCACGCTGCCGCTAAACAATTtgtcttgaaaaaatatctggCTGCGAATCCAGATCCCGAACGTCAGTGCTACTCCCATTTCACCACAGCTACAGGTTAAAACCACAAAGTTTTACTTAAAGCTTTCAAAGCTTTGCTAAAAAGCTAGTTGTAGCTAGCCGTTCTAAAGTTTGTGTAAATTCTTGTATTTTTGCGCTACGCACACAATATCGATTTaagttatgtatatacatttatatgtagcagtaaatggtatttaaaaataagtaggTATTTAGTTGTGTAATGATTATTGAATGCCTTATAATCGTATCGCTTGTACTGTATGTTCGCTCTTCTTTCATATTCTCACACTAAACGCTAATTAGGTCCACAAAGGGATGCGATTGCCGCCCGTGAATTCATACTTCGTATGTTTGTAGACCTTAATCCAGATTCCGAAAAAATCATCTATTCTCATTTCACCTGTGCTACGGGTAAGTATACGCATACGCGCTCAAAAGCAGTTGGActgagtgtttgtgtgtgagtttcaaaaaaaaaaataaaacattgtgtgtgtgcttgtatttgagaaattggaaaattaatgACAAGTTAACGGTATTCAACTAAAAACCATCCACGTGCCTGCTTCCAGGTAATGCGAATCGACTCATAAATAGTAGATCTACTTACAGCGCACTAGTTTGCTTAAAATGTAAAGCTGTAAATTAACGGTATATAAAACAGTATCGctagcattttttttattatgccgCGGTAGTTGCCAGTAAGCTCtgcaacttaaaattaaaaaaaaaaaacttacttttgctgtttattaaaaaaaaatcttcataaATTTTCACTTCGGCCACTTGAACTTCGTGCAGATACCGAAAACATTAAGCTCGTATTCTGCGCCGTCAAGGATACTATCATGCAGAATGCTCTCAAGGAATTCAATTTGGGTTAAGCAACTTCACCGAACACAACTGAACGGAACGCGCGTCCTCATCTCTCTAACCCGTCTACCTAGCTACTTACATGCATATAGTTAGCCAACGCATCAACTTATAACTGTTTCGCTTCTTTATACTACGATTTTATTAATACACATTggcttataataaataaataataataaacaaataagaaaggCAAAAGCAAGACttgatttctaaaaaaaaaaaacacatacatacatatataggcaataatattgtaataatgtTTAGGCAAAGTGTAAACTCTTTTGTTTAAGTACTCGTCAATAAAACAAATTCCTAAAAGTTGTTTTACTTTCGCCATTGAGTCGCATATGATGAGCGTTAATTTCCTTTGTCGagggaaattttaaatatttataattagttGCTTCCCCTACGGAGTGTTTGGTGTGTTCGTACGTTCGACAGATAGAAATTTGGTATATTCATGAAACCTAGTAGTAAAAATAGCagcaattaacttaaaaaaaaaaatggattttttacCAAACTTTCGgactaaagaaatttttatattttctaaaaaatatatttaagaagctcgtgttaaaatttgagactagtcGGTTTAcccgttttcgagtaatgttggttaccgactttaaaaacacgattttgagataaacgcgtttaaagttgggaatgcacttccaagcaatctgaaacgccttttcaaatttgcgtgcaACTTTGAAAATATCCACCGGAACGGTattaaattttctgtgtgtcgtcttaaattttgtacattgaggaaatgaaattaaaaaaacgattttttgaaaattctaactgtcaTAACCTCTTAATTGTAGTTAAAGAAAAGCTTCTTCCATTTTaatgcgttgttgttgtaaatacacAAATGTCATGGTTATAGAATACCTCACTGGAGGGACATTTTTTGAGTGCTGGTAAATCCGTTGTTCCAATATCATTAATCCAATTGTTTTGGAACGTTTTTTCAAGTTGCTTTGGCTAAGCTTACGCGAACTAAACTACGAGGAACACCCGGGACAGCCATCTACTgactttatttcaatatttttcaaactaacAGAGttagataatataaaaaaatgtcataaTATGACATTTCAGTACTATTAACTGTTTCGAATATGCAACGGTTTATTACTTtttcgaaaatacaaaaaaattaacaattatatTGCTTTTTCGAACATACAACAAAGTAggatttgtttattaatttttttttattacattttcgaaCATACAAGATAAAACCTTATTACTTTTTCGAATATACAGTATCAAAAAGATATGattgaattaatatattttttacaaataatatcgAATAgcggtttattaatttttcgaatataCAGTATCAAAAAAGTATGATTgatttaatctatttttttttaataatatcaaataacgGCTTATTACTTTCTcgaacatacaaaaataaacatttctattaatttttcgaatataCAGGAACAAAGAAGTATGATTgatttaatctattttttacaaataatatcaAGTAACGGTTTATTATTTCGAACATTCAagaataaacctttttattactttttcgaATATACAAagtatgatttatttatttttttttacaaataatttcgaATAACCGTTATTACTTTTTCGAACATACAAAAATTAacctttttattactttttcgatcacaacaacaacaaagtatgatttatttcattttttttaataatataagtttattaatttttcgaatataCAACAATAACCGTAAacgttttttattactttttcgaatgtacaacaactacaaatgacgatttatttattctttttttttacaaatatacgcTAACTGTTTATTACTTTATcgaatatacaacaacaacaataaacatttttactacTATTGCGAAtgtattaacaacaacaataaagcgcGATTACTTTACATAacttgacatatgtacatatgtacttgttttTAAGAAATGACATCGAATAACGGTTTATTACTTATTCGAACATCCGACAACAAAAAGtgatgtataatattttctgaacCATTATCCTATGTGCAAGAATCGagtaattaaattttcgaagatccaaaaataaaaagcaatgaaTGAGTTAACAGTAACatttttacagtactactacgctaaaggcaaaaatgcatctcaagccgccaataaaatttgtgcagtttatggacccgatccagtttccatttccaccgcacaacgatggtttcaacgttttcgttctggtgtagaggtggtcgaagatgcgccacgctccggatggcctatcgtcgaaaattgcgataaaatcgctgaattagtcgaaagagaccggagcagccgtagcatcggtcaagagctgggcatgagtcatcaaaaattcatttcaatttcaataaaaaaaaatcaacaaaaataccGCAATACCATTTTGACAACCATTATAATGTaatgatttattgtttatgatttttttccatttattattatatacgcctccattttttattttcaagatttctctcttttctattttattttaactaacGGTGAATTAATTGGTTTATGCCTTGCTCACTAGCCTATCAGACTAAGCAAACCTAACCTAACGGTGAATTACATATactgtaatttttatattttcaaaaatctggCAATGCTGTTTGTGAGTGCGAATCTTAATTTGGTTAATATTAGAAGAGAATATCAGTGAGTGTGCTAAGAAGCAACTATTTAAGAATATGAAGAAATGAAGTTGTGAGAGTGTGtgtgcaaaaattatttaaggaggtcccttacatacatacatatatgaatattattttatcaaaaatgtttaaaccaatgaaaatataaaaaagattgAAATCAACTTTCTAAAgagtttaatattgtttttatctTTATTCGTATTTAATGCCGTTATTGGACCtccttaaattttttccaatttatgtaaaatattttctaatcaaattattttttctcacCCCGCCCACTTTAGATACTGAAAATATTCGATTCGTGTTTGCAGCTGTTAAGGACACCATTCTCCAATCAAATCTGAAAGAATATAATCTGGTCTGAAGTGCATTCAGATGGACAgacaatttttgtgattttattatattcatgATTCCTTTTtcgcataaaaatatataagtaaaaaaacaaaacaaaaataaataaacaaacacaaaaaatacatataacgctaaattaaaaagaaaaattatataagcaaaaacaaaaacaaaaatattagacAAACAAAATAGCGCAAATGGCGATgaatataaaagtgaaactaacgattatttaaaaagaaaaattttataacgcaaagtaaaaaatagtaaataacattaataataataataataattgcaagtatatataaaataataaaatgtatggaAATTCAGTAAAACTACAAAATGAGACGGCAATCAGACACCAACAAGTGTAATAATATGCGAGAGGAGGAGGAGCTAGCACTTATGTAACTAGAAAGAAGCGAGTGAAAATattagttaaatttattttaaattgttttttttttggaatttgcCAACGGCAACATGAAAATGCGAAAACGAAGGGAACGtctcatatatacacacaaacacaggcAAACACGTGAAAAAGCGGCGAACACTGAACACAAGAAGAGAAGCAGCaaattaaataatgaataatggaaatataatgcatacatttgtataattaatacgaatatatacacacatacataaatacatacatactacatacttacattattTGTACATGTATTGATGAAGTGAACCACTAGATGTAAccataaatacattaaaaacaaacaacaacaacaaaaaaactaaataaatgctAAATGAGAAAACGTTTCTTATTAtgtaaataagaagaagaagaataagagaGAAGTTCAACCAAATATTTAAGGAAAACAAATGTGAAAAGTAAtcatctacaacaacaactacaaatacaaCCGCTCCTACAACAACAGTTCGGCCGGCTAGCTGCGTTCAGGCGCGGCGAATTGAGCATACAAGAGGCAGACAAGTGGGGCAGCAGCGGTTGACGGCAGCAaattcgcatatatacatacatacacacacatacctaaaacatacccacatacatacatacatacttagttAAGGCGAAAATTTAGAAGGGGGCGAAACAAGCGACGAAACTAAAAATGTAACTGCATAATATGcattgtttataaataataaattatttaataaaatcaaatgaaatgtgaattttgtttgtgtaaaaCTTGCGAGCGCGcgaatttacataaaaaacgtACAGAACATATGGAAAAGTTACACTTTATAAATTGCACACTTGAACATAGAAGAACATTTAAATCAAttgcaaacacaaaaacaacaactacgccATAAACACATACGCACACTCGCGCACACaagtctacatacatacatatgtacatacaaatagcGCGCAAATGTAAAAGTTGTACGAAAactgcagcaacaaaaacaaaaacacacaatgcATGCGTTATAAAGTAAttaaatgtaaagaaaatacatacaaacttacacacatacatgcatgcgtATATGCATTTGGGGAAAACGAAGAAAACGTATGAAAGTTGTAatgtcatatacatactatatagtacatacatacacacctaactgcatacataaatatatgcataaacgcacccacacacacttaaatattaagttattagtaaaaaatggtataaaaaataattttgtgcttTGTAACACGATGGCATTAGGATTGCATAACTGACAGTTCATGAATATGTTCGCTTTAAGTTGgcgtttttaaagttttgaaaactatgtatgtactatgattgttttaatttttttttaatttcgattagTTAActatttttgttcttgttttcgttttcgttttattattattatgattttttgtaaatttgataatgatataataaaaataaaaattaatataaataatttatatgcgctcataagaaataaaaaacaacaacaacaagaaatatttatattttgaacaaataaagaatggaaaaattcaaataaacacACATGAATGGGAAATTAgtttatacacatgtacatacatatatgttgtaggTTTGACAATCTTgtgttttaatagttttttaaacaatttgcgGAGGCAATATATTGCTGTATAAAGTCTTTTTGTAGGCATACAAGTTGCACACAGTGTCGCAGGTGATGAGAAAATATACCTGAATGACTACAACAATTTCagctaattttaaataaattatttgtgttGTCAAGCGCAAGTGGAGTGTCGAAAAATAAAGGCAGAGCTgtgttaaaaagtaaaaaaggatGAGACAAGCCGAGAAAGCGGCTGTTTTGtaatccgttcccacgacagtcgggtctacgtaaccggaacgaagccgttttttatccggccaaggactgtcaactcggcagatttctgctgctacaacaacagcaactgtgGTGTAGTAACAACTAACTTCTGAAGCTGTGACGTCAAACATGTCAACAAATTTGGTTCGaactgacaaaaaaacaacattttcacgtattttaatacatacttatatttttctattaagttTTCGACGTTATCTTTTGCACCACTCGGGGGTATATGGTGCACTACAACGTTATTTACAGCATTTATACACCACTTAAGAAACAATTTatactgaaaatttttatttatgcataaatCTTACGCTGCAACCGAAAATAAATACGCTCTATGAGTGTCAGTGCGATAAAATTAAGCCAcagttgattttatttaaaaaatatttttttttgcaatcatTTAATAAGAGATTTAAaggtttttactaaaaaaaaacccacacataaaataaactgttattacattattttttttcgtaaacttacaccttcacacacacacacatgcgcattgCAGTCACTTGGTACACTCGTGATGATTTCGAATTCATCACGCCGCATACTCGtactcaaatacatacatacagacataataTAATGTAACCTATGTACGTGAGAGTGAATTCGTCGAtaggaaatgtaaaaaaaaacaacaaagctttaactgaataaatttatataaatgaattatAATAGAGAATGCATTAATTAGCTTTTAAAAAGCTTAAAGTACTAAAACCGTCatcgtagttgttgttggttgatTAGTGATGAACAATGAAACAACATAGTGGtcttattttagaaaattaccgTTTTATTGTACACGATTGGaaatctatttatatttttgggttttgtttaatttttacgttTCCGTCCAAATGAAAATGAGCgtaaagcaaattaaattatgtacatacatatgtatgttctttatagctacatatatgcatacatatgtagatacatacagaCATTAATGCATttatacatgcacatacatacatacatatttgctttaaatttttaatttttctatttcaattttttaggttttgtatttttttttgattttaatattttcgtacatatgtacatatgtatacatatatgtatgtacatacatacattacataattgcattctaattttatattttaatttttttttatttctaggtttttagtttttttgtttactttttttaattttaataatttttcgcgcatacatacatatttacattaaacttttatttttaaatttatttttatttctagtttttttttattttaaattttttttttatttgaattatttattttttttattttattttattttttactatttatatgtttacattaaacttttattttttaattttttttttagtctagtgttttagtttttaaattttttaatgtaaatttttgttttaaatttaattattttttattttttttttgcgcatacatcatatttgcattaaacttgtaattttttaattttttagcttttaaatacatacatacatatgtatgtacatttaattttaattatttttacatttttattttgttttattttatttgatttatttttattaattttttatttatttatttttttttatttatttttttttatttatttttttaattttattttatgtgttttattttgtatttaattttttttccaatttgcgtttatttgaaaaaagtatattttaaaacacttgtgtgcatatgtacatactatgtatgtatgtgtatacttcaattattatatgtgtacatatgtatttatgaaagaagtataaaaatatgcaaagccacgaaattttattataaatttacaacaaaaatattgcattttaagcTGAAATCACTGTCACGTGAGCATGTTACTTcagtacaaacatatttttcaatacatataATGTATTATTTACTAGAAATTATGCGCcatatattcgaaaaaaaaaaaaaatttctctgcTCCGgctattttgtttttgtcaaatttgATAACGCTGCAACTGCTGAAGCGAGAATTTCACAAGTTGAATTTTGAAATCAACCgattttgttgttatataaacaaattttgctgGCCTCTGGGCCATTATTTCAATAGTATacaaaaaataacggtaaacaTGATTTATGTAGTCATTCTCATAgcaaatatagtatatttgaagTGCACTAATCGCTTTCCTTACCaagtttatttttgcttaatgcATTGAATTTCAGTGCCATTCGTTCCTaaagtcatacatacatacatacatacttgtattaaACGCCAAGAGTTGTATATGATCTCAGATTTTACTAACATAGCGggcattatatacatatgtacacgtatATATAACTTCagtagcataaatatatactacatatataa from Bactrocera tryoni isolate S06 chromosome 3, CSIRO_BtryS06_freeze2, whole genome shotgun sequence harbors:
- the LOC120770292 gene encoding G protein alpha q subunit isoform X4, which encodes MECCLSEEAKEQKRINQEIERQLRRDKRDARRELKLLLLGTGESGKSTFIKQMRIIHGSGYSDEDKRGYIKLVYQNIFMAMQSMIKAMDMLKISYGKDEHGEFGELVMSIDYETVTSFEDPYLSAIKTLWADTGIQECYDRRREYQLTDSAKYYLSDLDRIEKEDYLPSEQDILRARVPTTGILEYPFDLDGIVFRMVDVGGQRSERRKWIHCFENVTSIIFLVALSEYDQILFESDNENRMEESKALFRTIITYPWFQNSSVILFLNKKDLLEEKIMYSHLVDYFPEYDGPKCDHAAAKQFVLKKYLAANPDPERQCYSHFTTATDTENIKLVFCAVKDTIMQNALKEFNLG
- the LOC120770292 gene encoding G protein alpha q subunit isoform X3, which encodes MECCLSEEAKEQKRINQEIERQLRRDKRDARRELKLLLLGTGESGKSTFIKQMRIIHGSGYSDEDKRGYIKLVYQNIFMAMQSMIKAMDMLKISYGKDEHGEFGELVMSIDYETVTSFEDPYLSAIKTLWADTGIQECYDRRREYQLTDSAKYYLSDLDRIEKEDYLPSEQDILRARVPTTGILEYPFDLDGIVFRMVDVGGQRSERRKWIHCFENVTSIIFLVALSEYDQILFESDNENRMEESKALFRTIITYPWFQNSSVILFLNKKDLLEEKIMYSHLVDYFPEYDGPQRDAIAAREFILRMFVDLNPDSEKIIYSHFTCATDTENIRFVFAAVKDTILQSNLKEYNLV
- the LOC120770292 gene encoding G protein alpha q subunit isoform X5, which codes for MECCLSEEAKEQKRINQEIERQLRRDKRDARRELKLLLLGTGESGKSTFIKQMRIIHGSGYSDEDKRGYIKLVYQNIFMAMQSMIKAMDMLKISYGKDEHGEFGELVMSIDYETVTSFEDPYLSAIKTLWADTGIQECYDRRREYQLTDSAKYYLMDLDRVAQPDYLPTEQDILRVRVPTTGIIEYPFDLEEIRFSYLSDLDRIEKEDYLPSEQDILRARVPTTGILEYPFDLDGIVFRMVDVGGQRSERRKWIHCFENVTSIIFLVALSEYDQILFESDNENRMEESKALFRTIITYPWFQNSSVILFLNKKDLLEEKIMYSHLVDYFPEYDGPQRDAIAAREFILRMFVDLNPDSEKIIYSHFTCATDTENIKLVFCAVKDTIMQNALKEFNLG